The Scyliorhinus canicula chromosome 5, sScyCan1.1, whole genome shotgun sequence genome window below encodes:
- the steap4 gene encoding metalloreductase STEAP4 isoform X2 gives MAGVGENAHKRDTICILGTGDFGRSLGIKLLKSGHPVVFGSRDPKNATLLPSGAQVFSHAEALKTSKIIFLAVHREHYDFIPALSDLLDGKVLVDVSNNLRMNQYPESNAQYLSQLVPKANVVKGFNTVSAWALQSGSLDASSQVFVCGDDNQSKQLVMDVARSIGLTPLDQGSLLAAEELENYPLQLFPMWRLPLTIAAGLTVLFFVYCVVIDVIHPWAKENKDVSYRLAISIPNRIFPNVSLILLSLVYLPGVIAAFIQLYRGTKYKRFPNWLDRWMLCRKQLGLVALAYAFLHVLYTFIIPTRYSVRWRWMNSMIEESKKNKTMQLSKVLSWRVDLYFALGMLGFALYVLLGITSLPSVSNAVNWREFRFVQSKLGYVTLLLCTTHAAVFGWDRFLQSKWYRWGLPQAYMWGLIIPCTVLVLKLILIIPCVDKMLTKIRQGWESKLENKVYCNKSLCI, from the exons ATggctggagttggtgaaaatgcCCATAAGCGGGACACGATTTGCATTCTTGGTACTGGGGACTTTGGCAGATCCTTGGGCATAAAGCTGCTCAAATCAGGTCACCCAGTGGTATTTGGGAGCCGAGACCCAAAGAACGCTACCTTGCTGCCAAGTGGAGCACAAGTGTTTAGCCACGCAGAGGCCCTGAAAACATCCAAGATAATTTTCTTGGCAGTTCACAGGGAACACTATGATTTTATCCCAGCTCTGTCCGATTTGCTGGATGGAAAAGTGCTGGTAGATGTAAGCAACAACCTCAGAATGAACCAATACCCTGAGTCCAATGCACAGTACCTGTCTCAGCTGGTTCCCAAAGCCAATGTGGTGAAGGGTTTCAACACAGTTTCAGCCTGGGCCCTACAGTCAGGCAGTCTGGATGCCAGCAGTCAG GTCTTTGTCTGTGGGGATGACAATCAATCTAAACAATTGGTGATGGATGTTGCCAGGAGTATAGGCCTCACTCCTTTAGACCAGGGATCCCTTCTAGCAGCCGAAGAACTGGAGAACTACCCTCTCCAGCTATTTCCAATGTGGAGACTGCCACTTACTATAGCGGCTGGTCTCACAGTACTGTTCTTCGTTTACTGTGTGGTTATTGATGTAATCCATCCCTGGGCAAAAGAAAATAAAGATGTTTCCTATCGGCTTGCAATTTCCATTCCTAATCGTATATTCCCAAATGTCTCCTTAATCTTACTTAGCTTGGTTTATCTGCCGGGTGTGATTGCTGCATTCATTCAGCTCTACCGAGGGACAAAATACAAGAGATTCCCCAACTGGCTCGACAGGTGGATGTTGTGTCGAAAGCAGCTTGGGCTTGTGGCACTTGCCTATGCCTTCCTTCATGTTCTCTACACATTCATCATACCCACAAGATACTCAGTTAGATGGCGCTGGATGAACTCGATGATTGAAGAG TCAAAGAAGAATAAAACTATGCAGTTAAGCAAAGTGCTGTCCTGGCGTGTGGACCTGTATTTTGCATTAGGAATGCTGGGGTTTGCTCTTTATGTTTTGCTGGGTATCACATCTCTTCCATCAGTCAGCAATGCTGTAAACTGGAGAGAGTTCCGATTTGTGCAG TCCAAGCTGGGCTACGTAACACTCCTGTTGTGCACGACACATGCTGCAGTGTTTGGCTGGGACAGATTTCTGCAATCAAAGTGGTATAGATGGGGGCTTCCACAAGCATACATGTGGGGCCTGATCATTCCATGCACTGTGCTGGTTCTAAAGCTGATTCTCATAATACCGTGCGTGGACAAAATGCTCACCAAAATCCGACAGGGCTGGGAGAGTAAACTCGAAAATAAAGTGTACTGTAACAAATCATTATGTATATGA
- the steap4 gene encoding metalloreductase STEAP4 isoform X1 — MDIIISDFIWADKMAGVGENAHKRDTICILGTGDFGRSLGIKLLKSGHPVVFGSRDPKNATLLPSGAQVFSHAEALKTSKIIFLAVHREHYDFIPALSDLLDGKVLVDVSNNLRMNQYPESNAQYLSQLVPKANVVKGFNTVSAWALQSGSLDASSQVFVCGDDNQSKQLVMDVARSIGLTPLDQGSLLAAEELENYPLQLFPMWRLPLTIAAGLTVLFFVYCVVIDVIHPWAKENKDVSYRLAISIPNRIFPNVSLILLSLVYLPGVIAAFIQLYRGTKYKRFPNWLDRWMLCRKQLGLVALAYAFLHVLYTFIIPTRYSVRWRWMNSMIEESKKNKTMQLSKVLSWRVDLYFALGMLGFALYVLLGITSLPSVSNAVNWREFRFVQSKLGYVTLLLCTTHAAVFGWDRFLQSKWYRWGLPQAYMWGLIIPCTVLVLKLILIIPCVDKMLTKIRQGWESKLENKVYCNKSLCI; from the exons ATGGATATAATAATTTCGGATTTCATATGGGCTG ATAAAATggctggagttggtgaaaatgcCCATAAGCGGGACACGATTTGCATTCTTGGTACTGGGGACTTTGGCAGATCCTTGGGCATAAAGCTGCTCAAATCAGGTCACCCAGTGGTATTTGGGAGCCGAGACCCAAAGAACGCTACCTTGCTGCCAAGTGGAGCACAAGTGTTTAGCCACGCAGAGGCCCTGAAAACATCCAAGATAATTTTCTTGGCAGTTCACAGGGAACACTATGATTTTATCCCAGCTCTGTCCGATTTGCTGGATGGAAAAGTGCTGGTAGATGTAAGCAACAACCTCAGAATGAACCAATACCCTGAGTCCAATGCACAGTACCTGTCTCAGCTGGTTCCCAAAGCCAATGTGGTGAAGGGTTTCAACACAGTTTCAGCCTGGGCCCTACAGTCAGGCAGTCTGGATGCCAGCAGTCAG GTCTTTGTCTGTGGGGATGACAATCAATCTAAACAATTGGTGATGGATGTTGCCAGGAGTATAGGCCTCACTCCTTTAGACCAGGGATCCCTTCTAGCAGCCGAAGAACTGGAGAACTACCCTCTCCAGCTATTTCCAATGTGGAGACTGCCACTTACTATAGCGGCTGGTCTCACAGTACTGTTCTTCGTTTACTGTGTGGTTATTGATGTAATCCATCCCTGGGCAAAAGAAAATAAAGATGTTTCCTATCGGCTTGCAATTTCCATTCCTAATCGTATATTCCCAAATGTCTCCTTAATCTTACTTAGCTTGGTTTATCTGCCGGGTGTGATTGCTGCATTCATTCAGCTCTACCGAGGGACAAAATACAAGAGATTCCCCAACTGGCTCGACAGGTGGATGTTGTGTCGAAAGCAGCTTGGGCTTGTGGCACTTGCCTATGCCTTCCTTCATGTTCTCTACACATTCATCATACCCACAAGATACTCAGTTAGATGGCGCTGGATGAACTCGATGATTGAAGAG TCAAAGAAGAATAAAACTATGCAGTTAAGCAAAGTGCTGTCCTGGCGTGTGGACCTGTATTTTGCATTAGGAATGCTGGGGTTTGCTCTTTATGTTTTGCTGGGTATCACATCTCTTCCATCAGTCAGCAATGCTGTAAACTGGAGAGAGTTCCGATTTGTGCAG TCCAAGCTGGGCTACGTAACACTCCTGTTGTGCACGACACATGCTGCAGTGTTTGGCTGGGACAGATTTCTGCAATCAAAGTGGTATAGATGGGGGCTTCCACAAGCATACATGTGGGGCCTGATCATTCCATGCACTGTGCTGGTTCTAAAGCTGATTCTCATAATACCGTGCGTGGACAAAATGCTCACCAAAATCCGACAGGGCTGGGAGAGTAAACTCGAAAATAAAGTGTACTGTAACAAATCATTATGTATATGA